One Panicum virgatum strain AP13 chromosome 3N, P.virgatum_v5, whole genome shotgun sequence DNA segment encodes these proteins:
- the LOC120665643 gene encoding serine/threonine-protein kinase-like protein At3g51990: MGYLSCRADSSVATCRSITAISPLPISRRSGGGGGGASFRPAAAAVERFDYAELEAATSHFADAALLGRGSHGAVYKAVLPSGRAVAVKRPSPRRPEVDNEIRILSSVRGPRLVNLLGFSDPAPGPGPGPAARLLVVEYMPNGTLYDLLHSNPRPPGWPRRLRLALQTARALRALHDADPPVIHRDVKSANVLLDANLDARLGDFGLALRVPRANGANAAATPAPAGTLGYLDPAYVTPESLSTKTDVFSFGILLLEIMSGRKAIDVQHSPPSVVEWAVPLLRKGRVAALFDPRVAPPRDPATRKDLAALAASCVRSCRERRPSMADIVERLRVLSKAVSAKVWNGLADGLAVVGNPCAVVDVQKTISKRAAASNRAESERESTSALAFDDDDEKEDVDAEALEEDQVPLVGTKKSPRRLKNGIVLSEAGARERRNLLELMARIDGVAGQRFGISRARTVRATGELIEKDAVLLLRRNKTVRVVGSEALPKSERVSHFDVKIKHKVAKEQEKAGEVQEKEEEKQEKACGTQEISKEIVGEADKLLEETEANLDKEERIQENKGQSLEKEENVNENEGNIQGTTEKIRESEGEIQDKVDKIHLNSGES, encoded by the coding sequence atGGGGTACCTCTCGTGCCGCGCGGACTCGTCCGTGGCGACGTGCCGCTCCATCACGGCCATCTCGCCGCTCCCCATCTCGCGCCGctccgggggcggcggcggcggcgcctccttcaggcccgccgcggccgccgtcgagcgCTTCGACTACGCGGAGCTGGAGGCGGCCACGTCCCACTTCGCCGACGCCGCGCTGCTGGGGAGGGGCAGCCACGGGGCCGTCTACAAGGCCGTGCTCCCCTcgggccgcgccgtcgccgtcaagcgcccctccccgcgccgccccgagGTGGACAACGAGATCCGCATCCTCTCCTCCGTCCGCGGCCCGCGCCTCGTCAACCTGCTCGGCTTCTCCGACCCCGCCCcgggccccggccccggccccgccgcgcgcctgcTCGTCGTCGAGTACATGCCCAACGGCACGCTCTACGACCTGCTCCACTCCAACCCGCGCCCGCCGGGatggccgcgccgcctccgcctcgcgctcCAGACCGCCAGGGCGCTGCGCGCGCTCCACGACGCCGACCCGCCCGTCATCCACCGCGACGTCAAGTCCGCCAACGTCCTGCTCGACGCCAACCTCGACGCGCGCCTCGGCGACTTCGGCCTCGCCCTCCGCGTGCCCAGGGCCAACGGCGCCAatgccgccgccacgcccgcgcccgcgggcaCGCTGGGCTACCTCGACCCGGCCTACGTCACGCCCGAGAGCCTCAGCACCAAGACGGACGTCTTCAGCTTCGGGATCCTGCTGCTCGAGATCATGAGCGGCCGCAAGGCCATCGACGTCCAGCACTCGCCGCCGTCCGTCGTCGAGTGGGCGGTCCCCCTTCTGCGCAAAGGCAGGGTGGCTGCTCTCTTCGACCCGCGCGTGGCGCCGCCCCGGGACCCGGCCACCCGCAAGGACCTGGCCGCGCTGGCCGCGAGCTGCGTGCGCTCGTgcagggagcggcggccgtCCATGGCCGACATCGTCGAGCGGCTCAGGGTTCTCAGCAAAGCAGTTTCTGCTAAGGTGTGGAACGGGCTAGCCGACGGTCTTGCAGTGGTCGGCAACCCTTGCGCCGTCGTTGATGTTCAGAAGACCATCTCGAAGCGAGCTGCTGCCAGCAACAGAGCTGAATCAGAGAGGGAATCAACTTCAGCATTGGcgtttgatgatgatgatgaaaaggAGGATGTGGATGCAGAGGCCTTGGAGGAGGATCAGGTACCGTTGGTTGGCACCAAGAAGTCACCCCGGCGACTGAAGAATGGGATAGTGTTGTCTGAGGCTGGGGCTCGGGAGAGGAGAAATCTCTTGGAGCTCATGGCTAGGATCGATGGTGTTGCCGGCCAAAGATTTGGCATTAGCAGAGCCAGAACAGTTCGTGCTACTGGTGAGCTTATTGAAAAGGATGCGGTTTTGCTCCTGAGGAGGAACAAGACTGTCAGAGTTGTTGGATCTGAGGCACTCCCAAAATCCGAAAGGGTTTCTCACTTTGATGTGAAGATAAAACACAAAGTGGCGAAAGAACAAGAGAAGGCAGGGGAAGTTCAagagaaagaagaggaaaaacAAGAGAAAGCATGTGGAACCCAAGAAATTTCCAAGGAAATAGTGGGCGAAGCAGATAAATTGTTAGAAGAGACTGAGGCAAACCTCGACAAAGAAGAGAGAATTCAAGAAAACAAAGGGCAAAGCcttgaaaaagaagaaaatgttAACGAGAATGAAGGCAACATCCAAGGCACCACAGAGAAGATTCGAGAAAGTGAAGGGGAAATCCAAGACAAAGTAGACAAAATCCATTTGAATAGCGGGGAGAGTTAA
- the LOC120667737 gene encoding uncharacterized protein LOC120667737, translating into MTTAALVYDVAVEAHCPDRVMRQFGRRQSFPVSSALDRVQHHDHSLSRAGHPFSTMWVTRLQPWVAAWDDADEQLAEDTGPHTEPSFRAYLIWYELKTRCHLTYVDMHPQPHVATSQDRYARHRDEALAGAFEACRLLELDCSLNVMRIHGGSTMSVPAQLEAWTTQRDRARGMLQAFGTRTEYDYSYGSSHASTSVPCGPAWQQPPFYHRQTEGMV; encoded by the exons atgactactgcagctttggtgtatgacgttgcagttgaggcccactgcccggatagagtcatgaggcagttcggtcgacgccagtctttccctgtgtcttcagcgttggatcgtgttcagcaccacgatcatag tttatcaagggctgggcatcctttctcgacaatgtgggtcactagattacaaccatgggtggctgcgtgggatgatgcAGACGAGCAGTTGGCTGAGGATACCGGTCCACACACTGAGCCTTCGTTTCGGGCGTACCTGATCTGGTACGAACTGAAGACTCGTTGCCATTTGACGTATGttgacatgcatccacagccgcatgttgcgacttcgcaggatcgctatgcacgacacagggatgaggcattagctggggcg TTCGAGGCATGCAGGctgcttgaattagattgctcactgaatgtaatgaggattcatggcgggtctacgatgagcgtgccggcacaactcgaggcctggaccACTCAACGTGATAGAGCCCGAGGTATGCTTCAGGCCTTTGGTACGCGGACGGAGTACGATTATTCCTACGGATCGTCGCATGCGTCGACGTCGGTTCCTTGTGGTCCCGCATGGCAGCAACCTCCCTTTTACCACCGACAGACAGAAGgtatggtgtga